CGCACCTTCGACACTGCCGCGACCACGCTCTGGCTGCTGGGCGTGGAGGTGCCGGCGGAGTGGGCCGGGCGTCCGGTCACGAGCGCCTTCAACCGCCCCGTGACTGCTCCGGCTCCGTAACGGGTATCACGCAGAGGACGCAGAGAAGAAAGAGAGGACGCAGAGGCGCTTGCATGCCCTCTGCGTCCTCTCCCTTACCTCTGCGTCCTCTGCGTGAAAAGTTTTTTCGGCCTACCAGCGGCTGCGGTAGCCCCGGGCGTCGATGTGGATGAACGGCCCGTGGGCGCCGTTGTCGCGGTAGACGCCCGCGCCGCCCGTCAGCTCGGGGTAGCGGCGCTCCACGCGCTCCACGGCGCGAAGGACCACCATTGCGTCGTTCGTGTCGCGGCGGCCGTCGCCGTTCAGGTCGTCCATGTAGCCGTCGCGGTCGTTGTCCACCCACACGTCCGACGCGTCGCCGTAGGTGTGGCGGCTCAGCCGCGCCCGCCCGCCCTCGCCCGGGCCGTTGTACGCGGGGGTGCGGAAGCCGCTCATCACCGCCACCTGCTCGGCGCGCACGCCCATGGCGTTCAGCTCCTGGATCACCAGCTCCAGCTTGTCGATCAGCCTCAGGTCCAGCGCCAGGTACTTGGGCCACACGCCGAACTGGTCCTTGGTCAGGAAGTTCCGCAGGCGGAAGTGCTCCGACACCTGCAGGTCCTGGTTGGCCTCGGTCACCTCGATGAAGCCAGAGGGCGGCGCGTAGGCGCCCTGCCGCATGGTGCGCTCCGTCTCGTACGTGCCGATGCGGTAGCCGTTCAGGAACCCGCCGCGCTTTTCCGAGAACGGCACGCGGGTGATCACCGCCAGGTCCCCCATCTCCTGCTGCCAGCCGGTACCCGCCAGGTGCAGCCGCCACACCCCGGCGGAGCCCGGCGCCCGCAGCCCCGTGACCATCGACCCGCCGCCCTCCAGCATGCGAAGCTCGGTGCCGGCCTGCGGCACCCACCGGTACGAGGCTTCGAAGGGGCTGGCCTCCACCCACTCCATCGGCAGGTTCAGCGGCCGGTTGGGGTCCGTCAGCACCGCGCGCAGCTTGCCGCTGTGGCCGAACACGCTGGCGGCCAGGCGCACGGCGGCGTCGCGGGAGCCGGCGGCCGGCGACGCGGGCACCACGGACGACCAGGTGAGCGGCGGGGCGGCCTTGTTGGGGGCGTACATGCCGAGCGCGGTGCCGGCGAGGGCCAGGGAGCAGACGGTGGCGAGGGTGCGGCGGGGTCGGTGCATTGAAACTCCTGTGTACTGCGGCCGTGGGAACGGCGGATCGTTTCCGGGCGCGGGGCCCGGAAGGCTAGGCGGTGGAACGTGTTCTGGGAACGGACCGGCCGGCGGAGTGGTGCAGCCGGCGCGCGGTGCGCGAGGTCCGGCAGAGCCGCGCGGTGCACGATGGCGGCGCGGCGGTGAGGAGCGGCGAAGTCCTTGCGCGTCGAGAGCAGCCGCGGCCCGGGGTGGCGAAACCGTTCGGGCGGCGTAGTTTGCTGGTCATCTCAACGGGATTGCGCCCAAGATATGCACCGCCCCGCGGCGCCGTCAAGCACGTTCATCTTTCCGGACCGCCCAACCATGCCCGATTCGTCGCCCCGCCCGCGCGTGTGCCTGGTGATCCTGGACGGCTGGGGGCTGCGCGAGCCCGCCCCCGACAACGCCGTCACCTGCGCCCACGCGCCCACCTGGCGGCACCTGTGGGAGGAAGGCGGCTACCCCCGCGCGCGGCTGGCCACGCACGGCCCCGCGGTGGGGCTCCCCGCGGGGCAGATGGGCAACTCCGAGGTGGGGCACCTGAACCTGGGCGCCGGCCGCGTGGTGATGCAGTCGCTGCAGCGCATCAGCACCGCCATCGAGTCCGGCGAGTTCCACGAGAACCCGGTGTTCCTGGACATCGTCAACCGCGTGAAGGAGCGGGGGAGCGCGCTTCACCTGATGGGGCTCATCGGCCCCGGCGGCGTGCACGCGGTGGATACGCACCTGCTGGCGCTGACGGAGTTCGCGTCCAAGCACGGCATCCCCAAGACGTACATCCATGTGTTCCTGGACGGCCGCGACACGCCGCCCCGCTCCGCGCGCGACTACATGACGGAACTGTTCGGCCGCACGGGAAGCGGCAGCGGGGTGGAAGTCGCCACGTTGATGGGGCGCTACTGGGCGATGGACCGCGACCAGCGCTGGGAGCGCACCGAAAAGGCGTACCGCGCGATGGTGTACGGCGAGGGGCTGGGGGTGCGCGACCACCTGGGCGCCGTCGCCGCCGCCTATGAGCAGGGGGAGACCGACGAGTTCGTGCAGCCCCGGGTGATGGTGGACAACCACGGCCAGCCCATCGGCCTGCTGAAGGACGGCGACTGCGTGATCTTCTTCAACTTCCGGTCAGACCGCGCGCGCCAGCTCTCGCGCGCCCTGGCCGACGAAACGTTCGACGCGTTCGACCGCGGCCCCGGGCGGCCCCGCGTGGACGTGGTGACGATGACGCAGTACGACGAGAACTTTCCCCTGCCCACCGCGTTTCCGCCGCAGGAGATGGGCGACAAGCTGGCCGACGTCCTGGAGGCCCACGGGCTCGCCAGCTTCCGCACAGCGGAAACGGAGAAGTATCCGCACGTCACCTTCTTCTTCAACGGCGGCGTCGAAGAGCCGCCCCGCGGCGAGGACCGGCGCATGGTGCCCTCGCCCAAGGTGCCGACGTACGACCAGCAGCCGGAGATGAGCGAGCCCGAGGTCACGCGCGGGCTGGTGGAAGCCATCCGCGCGCGGAAGTACGACGTGCTCGTCTGCAACTTCGCCAACCCCGACATGGTGGGGCACACGGGGGTGATGGAGGCGGCGGTGAAGGCGGTGGAGGCGGTGGACGAGGGGCTGGGGCAGGTGCTGGCGGCCTGCCGCGAGACGGGCACGACGCTACTGGTGACCGCGGACCACGGCAACTGCGAGCAGATGTGGGACCCGACGACGATCGGCCCGCACACCGCCCACACGACGAACCCGGTCGGCATCATCCTGGTTGAGCCGGAGGACCGGCGGACGGCCACGGCCCTGGCGGACGGCGCCCTCTGCGACGTGGCGCCGACCATCCTGGGGCTGATCGGCGTGCCCCAGCCGGCGGCGATGACCGGGCGGGATCTGCGGCGCACGGACGGCTAGCAGTCCTTCCCCGGCGGGCCCCTTCCCCGGCCCCTCCCCCGGCAAACTGCGCCGGGAGAGGGGAGAACTTCGATCGAGGTTCCGACTGGCTGCCGGTGCATGCCGCGGGAGCCCGCTCTCTCCCCCGCTTCCAGGGGAAGGGAGAATCGATCGCACCTGCGGACACGAACGATGTCATTCCGATGGAGCGGCCCCGTCGGACCTGCCCGCGCAAGAAAGCCCGCAGCGACTGAGGAATCCGCCACACACCCCGCCTGACGCGCCAAACGTCGCGATCCACCGCGTCCCAACGTTCGCGCTCACGCCACTTGCGTGGTGGGCCCCCATCTGGCCGAGTGCCCCAGGAAGAGCGCCGGGGCTTGGTGATTCCGGAGTCCTCGTCGGCGGCAGGCTGTGTGGCGGATCCCTCAGTCGCTGCCATCTTTGATGTGGGGCTGGATTCCCGTGGCCGCTCCATCGGGATGACATCCCCGTGCTCGGGTGCGCGACCGCGGGCCCTGCCCTGGGCCGCTGGCGAGTACCGTTCGGCGCGCCCAGCACGTCTGAGCGGCGCGGTGTGAACGGGAGCAAGGTCGCGCACGACACCCTTGGCAGCACGACAGCAGGCCAGTCCGCGCAGGCGGACTTCGTGTGGTTGTTGCAGCGAATTCATTCGCCCGGGGAGGTTTGGGCCGCTCCCCCAGGGCGAGGATCAGGACCGAGGCCCGGAGTTCCGTGCCGCTGCCGCGCCCCAGCCAAGAGGCATCCGCGGCAAGATCCCACGGCCCTGCATGGTATGCACTGCGGGCCGCTTCAGTGCGCTCGGGCCTCTGGATGACAGATTGCGCCGGAGGCAGCGCTCCGTGGGCGGACAGAGGTCGGGGCGCGCCCCATCGTTGTAGCCACACGAAACAAGCCAGTCCGCGAAGGCGGACTTCGTGTGGTTGTTGCAGCGAATTCATTCGCCCGACCCGAGCCGGAGCTTCGATGCGACCGGCGGATGAACCCGGACTGGAACAGCAGAAAGCCCCGAACGGGCCGCTCGCGCGTACCGTTCGGGGCTTCACCTTCACGCGCCGAGTCAGCGGGGAAGCAGCACCCGGTCCACCACGTGGATCACGCCGTTGGACTGCATGACGTTGGCGATGGTGACGGTCGCCGCGTTTCCGCCCGCGTCGCGGACGACCACGTTGCTTCCGCTCATCGAGGCCGTCAGCGTCCCGCCGGCGGCGGTGTTCAGGGTGGCGCGCCCGCCGCCCGCCTGGATCATCCGCATCAGGTCAGCCGCGGTGTGGCGGCCCGGAACCACGTGGTAGGTCAGCACGCCGGTGAGCGCGGCCTTGTTCTCGGGGCGCAGCAGGGTGGCGACCGTGCCCGCCGGCAGCGCGTCGAACGCGGCGTTCACCGGCGCGAACACCGTGAAGGGGCCTGCGGAGGCGAGCGTTTCCACCAGCCCGGCGGCCTTCACCGCCGCCACGAGCGTGGTGTGGTCGGCGGAGTTCACCGCGTTCTCCACGATGTTGCGCGACGGCAGCATCGCCGCGCCGCCCACCATCACCGACGCCTGGCTCCCCGTGGCGCCACCCATCTGCCCATCCATCCCCATCTCGGCCGTCCCGCCCGAGGCACATCCCTGGAGAACCGCCGCCGCGAGCATCACTGCGATCGTCTTGTTCATGTCCGTATCCCTCGTCACTGGTCGCTGGATGACTGCTTGTGAGAGTGGGTACGGGCTGCTCACGCCAGCCGGATTCATCCGCGGTCGCCGAAGTACAATCCGCCCTTGTAGATCCGGCCGTTTGTGCCTACTTTTCTCCCCTGGCGCCACGTCCGCGCCCACCTCCCCAGTCGGTCCGCGTTTCCCAGCGTTCTCCCCGCGAACGATGCAGGTCACCTCGTCCGCCGCGCCCACGGGCGCCGCGCCGCCGCTCGACGCCGTTCTGCTCGGCCTTGCGCGCGCGCCCGTCACCCGCTTTGCCGACACCGCCCGCGAGGCGCTCGCCGCGGCCGCCCGCGCGCTCGGCGCCCGCGAGGCCGCGCTGTGGATGCTCTCGCTCGACGGCCAGGCGCTCGTCTGCCACGGCCGCGCGCCCTCCGACGGAGACGAATCGGCGATCGGGGGAACCGTGGACGCCGCCGCCGTGTGGCCCGGCCCCGGCGCCCTGGCCGCCGCACGCTGGACCGTGGCCGTGCTCCCCGGCGCGGAAGGCGGCGAGCTGGCACTGGACGCCGGGGTGTGGAGCCAGGGCGCGCTCGCCGGCTTCATCCGCCTGCGCCGTGGCGCGCGGTCGTGGACGGAGGCGGAGGGCGCGTTCGCCGCCGCCCTCGCCGACCGGCTGGCCGCCGCGTGGGAGGGCGAGGCACGCTCGCGGGCCGAGGACGATCTGGCCAGCCGCAACCGGCACGTGGACGACCTGGAAGCGATCGCCCAGCTGGGGAGCTGGGACCAGGACCTGGCGACGGACGAGATCGTCTGGTCCGCGCAGCAGTGCCGCCTTCACGGGCTGGATCCCGGGGACGGGCCGCGGACCCTGGACGGGTTCATGAGCTTCGTCCATCCGGAAGACCGCGAGCGACTCGCAGACGCGTGCGCGACGGTCGTCCGTGAGGGGACCCCGCTCGGTATCCGCTACCGCATCATCAGGCCCGACGGCGAGACGCGCTGGCTCCATGCCTTGGGCAGGATGGTGCC
The sequence above is drawn from the Longimicrobium sp. genome and encodes:
- a CDS encoding fasciclin domain-containing protein; its protein translation is MNKTIAVMLAAAVLQGCASGGTAEMGMDGQMGGATGSQASVMVGGAAMLPSRNIVENAVNSADHTTLVAAVKAAGLVETLASAGPFTVFAPVNAAFDALPAGTVATLLRPENKAALTGVLTYHVVPGRHTAADLMRMIQAGGGRATLNTAAGGTLTASMSGSNVVVRDAGGNAATVTIANVMQSNGVIHVVDRVLLPR
- the gpmI gene encoding 2,3-bisphosphoglycerate-independent phosphoglycerate mutase; translated protein: MPDSSPRPRVCLVILDGWGLREPAPDNAVTCAHAPTWRHLWEEGGYPRARLATHGPAVGLPAGQMGNSEVGHLNLGAGRVVMQSLQRISTAIESGEFHENPVFLDIVNRVKERGSALHLMGLIGPGGVHAVDTHLLALTEFASKHGIPKTYIHVFLDGRDTPPRSARDYMTELFGRTGSGSGVEVATLMGRYWAMDRDQRWERTEKAYRAMVYGEGLGVRDHLGAVAAAYEQGETDEFVQPRVMVDNHGQPIGLLKDGDCVIFFNFRSDRARQLSRALADETFDAFDRGPGRPRVDVVTMTQYDENFPLPTAFPPQEMGDKLADVLEAHGLASFRTAETEKYPHVTFFFNGGVEEPPRGEDRRMVPSPKVPTYDQQPEMSEPEVTRGLVEAIRARKYDVLVCNFANPDMVGHTGVMEAAVKAVEAVDEGLGQVLAACRETGTTLLVTADHGNCEQMWDPTTIGPHTAHTTNPVGIILVEPEDRRTATALADGALCDVAPTILGLIGVPQPAAMTGRDLRRTDG